The following coding sequences lie in one Fusarium poae strain DAOMC 252244 chromosome 1, whole genome shotgun sequence genomic window:
- a CDS encoding hypothetical protein (BUSCO:3817at5125), protein MDGDEPTQATQNVLDPRRIGKQNSGFSDEDISDIICVLYPHSESARIELERLVQEGSPHIIGKDEADGVEPDYALEDQAGRFSADTGSSGSHAIILRLSSQLKDPAAGFAFGRNTMRCDVVFVNDPLKRVSNIHFRIYVNEYGTVMIEDQSTNGTIVDDHILTSNPSAKRDGPPKSKYVLSSGSIIKVYLHQAARDLTFRVRIPRRDNEYDQAYTEKVDDFFTRHGIKRSNDTITPGPGGHVDLFKVPAQNQFKREETNEITQKISQKPQRRDGNREWTGSKKYNRIGTIGKGAFAVVHRVTSKYDGLPYAAKEIEKRRFIKNGVLDQKVENEMKIMQRVEHPHIVQYIEHFDWDDRLLIIIMEFVPGGDLGKLISDHNAITEESVRIMSKQLLSALGYLHANNITHRDVKPDNILINSLNPIDLKLTDFGLSKMVDSEQTFLRTFCGTLLYCAPEVYTEYAEYDDNGVRSRGKKMRRPPGQRYNHAVDIWSLGGVLFYALTASPPYPVKSGISYSELLHKIMTTRLDISPLQDNAVSQLAIEFLCRMLEKRPEYRATVTELENHSWSTGESSVISASQSFDEISDDDMYDNFSQLQPRHYEEDRVSDSMGEESEKETTTGLPEANKPRLFGEVGVSAIGSSGVIPDEYLNLEASNASTGETEILGQDEDEAYQSDEDATPRDRNRRAYRQTTASMVQKQSEDQLQSLVENVASQSLGGDEPSMQLLGASQLSLQSSDFNTSKRKPPSQDTSDEFEESTPRGKPTMKRLKSEGNLEDMTKEAIEEYQLLIQVPVAGKPSSGRQIDQPFNKTCFWEQDKKTWHFNYPELTHLQHKAFEQAAKTRGETFTPGKTPLWDLAMKYFSPVSKAGTQISETRRSSRTPQGMTDDAMEFPPTAVASEDSQIPDTLPTTHTQIIVPVQKPEPNKQLVGVIESHPESCIPGITIPISDTLVSFGRGPSNTEPFSDVYESRVPKYAFKILLWKDDDTFDPSKDPSKMPLPWLRDGEDPNAYSFYISTKASVGININGYQLASADAKNHGGPSYHWTRLYNGDILTIWGSGDRNSKQTKLNFQCLWGASTQERGENKALELAHKPLAQKLDAACQRTEKRIKDAVERKKKEDAISADLKERAENIDRERARSDAFETKRQEAIAYFESKQSPLSAMAAITSAPLTSHFLGIPLPRPNPSQENSFQIQ, encoded by the exons ATGGATGGCGACGAGCCTACGCAAG CGACGCAGAATGTCCTCGATCCGCGCCGTATCGGGAAGCAGAACTCGGGCTTCTCAGACGAAGACATTTCCGATATAATATGCGTCCTCTACCCACACTCGGAATCGGCCCGCATTGAACTTGAACGCCTTGTTCAGGAAGGCTCTCCCCATATCATCGGTAAGGACGAAGCGGACGGCGTTGAGCCAGATTATGCCCTCGAAGACCAGGCTGGCCGATTTAGTGCCGACACAGGAAGCAGCGGCAGCCATGCTATCATCCTCCGGCTGTCGTCACAGCTCAAGGACCCCGCTGCTGGTTTTGCCTTTGGCCGAAAcacgatgcgatgcgatgttGTATTCGTAAACGATCCCTTGAAGCGAGTCAGCAACATACATTTCCGAATATACGTCAACGAGTATGGCACTGTCATGATCGAGGACCAGTCTACCAACGGTACTATAGTAGATGACCATATTCTTACCTCGAATCCCTCAGCCAAAAGAGATGGCCCGCCTAAATCAAAATACGTTCTCAGCTCTGGCTCCATCATCAAGGTGTATCTCCACCAAGCGGCCAGAGATTTGACTTTCCGAGTTCGGATACCTCGGCGAGATAACGAATACGACCAAGCATATACCGAAAAAGTCGATGATTTCTTTACTCGCCACGGAATCAAGCGCTCAAATGACACCATCACTCCTGGACCTGGTGGACACGTTGATCTCTTCAAGGTTCCTGCCCAGAACCAATTCAAAAGAGAGGAGACGAACGAAATTACCCAGAAAATTTCTCAAAAACCACAAAGGAGAGACGGTAACAGGGAATGGACGGGCTCTAAGAAGTACAACAGAATTGGCACAATCGGTAAGGGTGCCTTCGCGGTTGTTCACAGGGTCACGTCGAAGTACGACGGTTTGCCCTATGCAGCCAAGGAGATTGAGAAGCGTCGTTTTATCAAAAACGGTGTGCTGGACCAAAAGGTTGAGAATGAGATGAAGATCATGCAGCGGGTTGAACAT CCTCATATCGTTCAGTATATTGAGCATTTCGATTGGGATGACCGACTACTTATCATCATTATGGAGTTTGTCCCTGGTGGTGATTTGGGAAAACTTATCTCGGACCACAACGCTATAACAGAGGAAAGTGTTCGAATCATGTCAAAGCAGCTCTTGAGTGCATTAGGATACCTACACGCCAACAACATCACTCATCGTGACGTCAAGCCAGACAATATTCTTATCAACTCTCTTAACCCTATCGATCTGAAACTTACCGACTTTGGCTTGTCGAAAATGGTGGATAGTGAACAGACTTTCTTACGAACGTTCTGTGGCACTTTACTCTATTGTGCGCCGGAGGTGTACACAGAATATGCGGAGTATGACGATAATGGCGTACGTAGCCGGGGTAAGAAAATGCGACGTCCTCCAGGTCAGAGATACAACCATGCTGTTGACATCTGGTCTTTAGGCGGCGTGTTGTTCTATGCTCTGACTGCGTCGCCCCCTTATCCAGTCAAGAGCGGCATCAGCTATTCTGAACTGTTGCACAAGATCATGACTACCCGGTTAGACATCTCGCCCCTGCAGGACAACGCCGTATCACAGCTAGCGATCGAATTCCTTTGCAGAATGCTTGAAAAGCGCCCAGAATACCGAGCGACAGTGACAGAACTCGAAAACCACTCTTGGTCCACTGGCGAATCCTCGGTCATCAGCGCCTCGCAATCGTTTGACGAGATCTCGGACGACGACATGTATGATAACTTTTCTCAGTTACAGCCCCGCCACTACGAGGAAGACCGGGTTAGTGACTCCATGGGTGAAGAGTCGGAAAAGGAAACTACGACAGGGCTTCCAGAAGCAAATAAACCCAGGCTTTTCGGAGAAGTCGGTGTTTCCGCCATCGGCAGCTCTGGTGTAATTCCAGACGAATACCTCAACCTCGAAGCGAGCAACGCTAGCACAGGTGAAACTGAGATTCTTGGTCAAGATGAGGACGAAGCTTACCAATCAGACGAGGATGCCACGCCTAGGGATAGAAACCGCCGAGCATACCGCCAAACGACTGCCTCTATGGTTCAAAAACAGTCAGAAGACCAGCTTCAAAGCCTTGTCGAGAATGTGGCGTCCCAAAGCCTTGGTGGCGACGAGCCTAGTATGCAGTTACTGGGGGCCTCTCAACTCTCCTTACAATCATCGGATTTTAATACTAGTAAACGCAAACCTCCTTCCCAAGACACCAGCGACGAGTTTGAGGAGAGCACACCACGCGGAAAACCCACAATGAAAAGATTAAAGTCGGAGGGGAATCTTGAGGACATGACAAAAGAAGCAATTGAAGAGTATCAACTACTGATACAGGTCCCTGTTGCTGGAAAACCATCCTCAGGACGTCAAATTGACCAGCCTTTCAACAAAACATGCTTCTGGGAACAGGACAAAAAGACCTGGCATTTCAACTATCCCGAATTGACCCACCTCCAACACAAAGCCTTCGAGCAGGCGGCGAAGACAAGGGGTGAAACGTTTACGCCCGGAAAGACCCCATTATGGGATCTAGCAATGAAGTATTTCTCTCCAGTCTCAAAAGCTGGAACACAAATCAGCGAAACTCGACGGAGCTCCCGAACACCGCAGGGCATGACAGACGACGCCATGGAGTTTCCACCTACCGCTGTCGCCTCGGAGGACTCCCAAATCCCTGACACGTTGCCCACTACCCACACCCAGATCATCGTCCCTGTTCAGAAACCAGAACCTAACAAACAACTCGTTGGCGTCATCGAGTCCCATCCAGAGTCATGCATACCAGGCATTACTATCCCTATTAGCGACACGTTGGTTTCTTTTGGTCGTGGTCCTTCAAATACAGAGCCGTTCAGCGACGTTTATGAATCTCGGGTACCCAAGTATGCTTTTAAAATATTGCTCTGGAAAGATGATGACACCTTCGACCCTTCAAAAGATCCATCAAAGAtgcctcttccttggctCCGAGATGGGGAGGATCCAAATGCCTACAGCTTCTACATCTCAACTAAAGCATCTGTcggcatcaacatcaacggtTATCAACTTGCCTCAGCCGATGCTAAGAACCACGGCGGGCCTTCTTATCACTGGACTCGTCTCTACAACGGTGATATCTTGACAATTTGGGGGTCTGGCGACCGCAACAGCAAGCAAACAAAGCTCAATTTCCAATGTCTCTGGGGTGCTTCTACCCAAGAGCGTGGCGAAAACAAGGCACTTGAACTCGCACACAAACCACTGGCCCAGAAGCTGGATGCCGCATGCCAGAGAACAGAGAAACGCATCAAGGATGCTGtagagaggaagaagaaggaagatgcAATCAGTGCTGATTTGAAAGAACGCGCGGAAAACATTGACAGAGAACGAGCACGGAGCGATGCTTTTGAAACGAAACGACAAGAAGCTATCGCGTATTTCGAATCAAAGCAGAGCCCTCTGTCAGCCATGGCTGCGATCACAAGTGCACCTCTAACAAGTCATTTTCTTGGTATCCCATTGCCTCGCCCAAACCCCAGCCAGGAGAATAGTTTTCAAATTCAGTAA
- a CDS encoding hypothetical protein (BUSCO:12818at5125) has product MGRNRVLSFMSQFSAGTKTPPPSTSPPSDSPYKQGHRRVNSGTEPFPDHRVSTDISRPNTPPSRPDYGTPLNGGSPIEPSTRRRRSSSAASSRPPSMVLAHQPPIMDITEDTIPELQPIYSFLNSHSNKLYQEGYFLKLDDQNTQGKPNPDRTWSECFAQLVGTVLSLWDASELDAAGEDGEVLPKFVNLTDASIKMIESLPTRSADEQPLQNILSISTAGRNRYLLHFNSRHSLLQWTAGIRLAIFEHSSLQEAYTGALIAGKGKSLNNIGVIMERARFPTEEWVRVRFGAGVPWRRCWCVITPPDEKQYAKLQKELKKRSPYDRSPVPTLKGDIKFYDERKDGKKQKKAQPIATITDAYSAYAIYPQSKNLIEASTLLKVEGNIAIHTDPPSSTEGFVFIMPETRPAVTGFEMLLRFLFPTWDTFGLYGRPGRLVASTLDSRSLMFAMPKSRRYGYLENLDVSNLILEDGSSNWGERDWRKKLKESTGTRMNAVDDAPATRSRSNSRKSVRLSFGDGPPALKTNSDQQVPTRSSRSFSLGERARTDSAPADPARVALGNHGRNSSDPNQLGGPPFVNGNSPYSASPQRGQTPVGNQASRDQSPAYQNERGPNGSPPLKDLDGMRQMHTPEPVSRPPAFSHGSQGRPVSRAYHSPELRRANSRLSVTTLAQISSAGGMGGPNDSRPSPGEDEVDAARSGPSVLPPHANSVGISANDNRSREVLSPTNQDPSSNSLPLPANLSQQRSRSPLGQPPLGPPSPYGRGPNSRPGTSEGRRSPMPPGMPPQQRPPHPQNGNRRPDMGPDGRRPSDPRRPGPDGRRPSDPRGPGFDGRRPPDQRGRGNGPPPGHGPPPPGPHGNYRPGPGRPPGPPGPGPYGPPGSRPIGPPNGPPNGHPNGPQGQMAHRKPVPGQMPGPLPPGPAQFENIKGNTMSGSSAITTNEIIDHYAFDQGRQTPRQGTPNSERRPAPPGRMESNQSSHYDDDSPATSLRNFMDAYEYQEPKPRAGVLKTVGGAEESEKEFDIPNINFGPTINYGATKSRPHTPGGHGPTPPAHKPSASQGSLGQKESPDSKRTMAWSPGAAAPPASAHGLSAEEFVQQRAAHTRTTSSNSIGGNLSGSPGGMKRTSSSDMLQAIQSGRHSRNNSADLLQRPGSRGANSTLNFASSGETSSHLSAREQEHVARLTGQPLISVPGHQRQGSQGFSPGHQRQASSGSGLVGAIEAREREKQQMKQGMNSQAVQQAISQRQQQQAAMAYQQQMAQQQMAQQQMIQQQLAQQQQMAYQQQTQQQQQNYQQAYQQPMMGASNMPAYSPMGQAPGQYTPGGSQYGPASQQMGGYGQPNSFSRPMRAAQQVDPRFVPPQGQYNSSSPGAQQASRNVHPQYQGQAF; this is encoded by the exons ATGGGCCGAAATCGAG TTCTTTCGTTTATGTCCCAGTTCTCTGCTGGCACAAAGACACCTCCGCCTTCAACCTCTCCTCCATCAGATTCACCTTACAAGCAAGGGCACCGCCGAGTGAATTCTGGCACAGAACCTTTTCCAGATCATCGAGTCAGTACCGATATTTCTCGGCCGAACACACCGCCTTCGCGACCGGACTATGGCACACCCTTAAACGGTGGCTCCCCAATTGAACCCTCTACCCGCCGACGACGCAGTTCATCTGCTGCATCTTCACGACCCCCGTCTATGGTCCTGGCTCACCAACCACCCATCATGGATATCACCGAGGATACAATCCCCGAACTTCAGCCTATCTATTCGTTTCTCAATAGTCACTCCAACAAGCTGTACCAGGAGGGTTATTTCCTTAAGCTCGATGACCAGAATACAC AGGGTAAACCTAACCCTGATAGAACCTGGTCTGAATGTTTCGCCCAGCTTGTCGGTACCGTCTTGTCACTATGGGATGCCTCAGAGCTTGATGCTGCCGGCGAGGATGGCGAGGTTTTGCCCAAGTTCGTCAACTTGACTGATGCATCAATAAAGATG ATCGAATCCTTGCCAACAAGGTCTGCCGATGAACAGCCCCTGCAGAATATCTTGAGTATCTCCACAGCTGGGAGAAACCGGTATCTTCTTCATTTCAATTCTCGACACTCCTTGTTGCAATGGACTGCTGGTATTCGACTGGCCATCTTTGAACACTCCTCGCTGCAGGAGGCCTACACCGGCGCTCTTATTGCCGGCAAGGGCAAGTCGCTCAACAACATTGGTGTCATCATGGAGAGGGCAAGATTCCCCACCGAAGAATGGGTTAGAGTCCGATTCGGTGCTGGTGTACCCTGGAGACGATGCTGGTGTGTTATCACCCCTCCCGATGAGAAGCAGTATGCAAAGCTTCAAAAGGAACTCAAGAAAAGGTCTCCTTATGATCGATCACCTGTTCCTACCCTCAAGGGAGACATCAAATTCTACGACGAGAGGAAGGATGgcaagaaacaaaagaaagcGCAACCAATTGCCACCATCACCGACGCCTATTCGGCTTATGCTATCTATCCTCAGTCAAAGAATTTGATTGAAGCGTCAACTCTGCTGAAGGTTGAGGGTAACATTGCTATTCACACTGATCCTCCTTCCTCCACTGAAGgtttcgtcttcatcatgcCAGAGACCCGCCCTGCCGTCACCGGATTTGAGATGTTGCTGCGTTTCCTTTTCCCCACATGGGATACCTTTGGTCTTTATGGTCGCCCGGGAAGACTGGTTGCTAGTACACTCGATTCCAGATCCCTTATGTTCGCCATGCCAAAGAGCCGGCGTTATGGCTACCTCGAGAATCTCGACGTCTCTAACTTGATCCTTGAGGATGGTAGCTCGAACTGGGGTGAGCGAGATTGGAgaaagaagctgaaggaATCTACCGGTACTCGTATGAATGCTGTAGATGATGCACCTGCAACACGCTCTCGAAGTAACAGCCGAAAGAGTGTTAGGTTGAGCTTTGGAGATGGTCCTCCcgccctcaagaccaatTCGGACCAGCAAGTTCCCACCAGGTCTTCACGGTCTTTCTCCCTTGGCGAGCGTGCTCGAACAGACTCGGCTCCTGCAGACCCCGCTCGAGTTGCTCTAGGAAACCATGGGCGCAACTCGTCTGATCCCAATCAACTCGGAGGTCCTCCCTTTGTCAATGGCAACAGCCCTTACTCGGCTTCGCCACAGCGTGGCCAGACTCCTGTCGGCAACCAGGCCTCGCGAGATCAGAGTCCTGCTTACCAAAACGAACGTGGGCCCAATGGCTCGCCGCCTTTGAAAGACTTGGATGGAATGCGACAGATGCACACTCCTGAGCCTGTTTCGCGCCCGCCTGCCTTCAGCCATGGTTCTCAAGGCAGACCCGTCAGCAGAGCTTATCACTCACCCGAGCTCAGACGAGCTAACAGTAGGCTTTCCGTTACTACCCTAGCCCAAATTTCCTCAGCTGGAGGAATGGGTGGACCGAATGATTCGAGACCTTCTCCAGGGGAAGATGAGGTGgacgctgcaagatctggaCCATCGGTACTACCACCACACGCCAACTCCGTAGGGATATCTGCTAACGACAACCGCTCGCGTGAAGTTTTAAGCCCGACAAATCAGGATCCCTCTTCCAACAGTCTCCCTCTCCCAGCCAACTTATCTCAACAGCGCTCTCGATCACCACTAGGCCAGCCCCCACTTGGGCCACCTAGCCCTTATGGCCGCGGGCCAAACTCACGCCCTGGGACTTCTGAAGGCCGACGATCCCCGATGCCTCCTGGTATGCCTCCTCAGCAACGTCCTCCTCACCCTCAAAATGGCAATCGTCGCCCCGACATGGGGCCAGATGGTCGGCGTCCTTCGGATCCTCGACGACCCGGCCCTGACGGAAGGAGACCTTCCGACCCTCGTGGCCCAGGTTTCGATGGTCGTCGACCTCCCGATCAGCGAGGCCGTGGAAATGGTCCACCTCCCGGACATGGACCTCCACCTCCTGGTCCTCACGGCAACTACCGGCCTGGCCCAGGTCGTCCTCCCGGTCCTCCTGGACCTGGTCCATACGGACCGCCAGGATCTCGCCCAATTGGACCCCCCAACGGGCCTCCTAATGGACATCCTAATGGTCCCCAAGGACAAATGGCTCACCGCAAGCCTGTACCTGGACAGATGCCTGGACCCCTGCCGCCTGGGCCCGCACAATTCGAAAATATTAAGGGCAACACTATGTCCGGCAGCAGCGCCATCACTACGAATGAGATCATCGATCATTATGCCTTTGATCAAGGCCGACAAACGCCTCGCCAAGGAACTCCAAACTCTGAAAGGCGACCAGCGCCGCCTGGCAGAATGGAGAGCAATCAAAGCAGCCACTACGATGACGACTCTCCTGCGACCAGCCTCAGGAATTTTATGGACGCATACGAATACCAAGAACCCAAGCCCCGTGCTGGTGTGTTGAAGACTGTAGGCGGCGCCGAAGAATCAGAGAAAGAGTTTGATATCCCAAATATCAACTTTGGTCCGACCATCAACTATGGTGCTACTAAAAGTAGGCCCCATACGCCTGGAGGTCATGGACCAACCCCTCCTGCTCACAAACCTTCAGCTTCTCAGGGATCCCTTGGCCAGAAAGAGTCCCCAGATTCGAAGCGTACGATGGCCTGGTCACCAGGTGCAGCAGCTCCTCCAGCCAGTGCTCACGGACTAAGTGCCGAAGAGTTCGTACAGCAAAGGGCGGCCCATACCCGAACCACGTCTAGCAATAGCATTGGCGGCAACCTTTCGGGTAGTCCTGGGGGGATGAAGCGAACTAGCTCCTCCGATATGCTACAAGCTATTCAAAGCGGCCGCCACTCTCGAAACAACTCTGCTGATCTGCTTCAGCGACCTGGATCGCGAGGCGCAAATTCGACCCTAAACTTTGCAAGCTCTGGGGAGACTTCAAGTCACCTCAGTGCACGAGAGCAGGAACACGTTGCCCGATTAACTGGTCAACCTTTGATTAGTGTGCCCGGacatcaaagacaaggatCTCAGGGGTTCTCGCCTGGCCACCAGAGACAGGCTTCCTCGGGTTCCGGCTTGGTTGGTGCTATTGAAGCCCGGGAACGAGAGAAGCAGCAGATGAAGCAAGGGATGAACAGTCAAGCGGTCCAACAAGCGATCAGCCAGCGgcaacaacagcaggctGCTATGGCGTACCAGCAGCAGATGGCCCAGCAACAAATGGCCCAACAGCAAATGATACAACAGCAACTTgctcagcaacaacaaaTGGCATATCAACAGCAGacccagcagcagcagcaaaacTACCAACAAGCTTACCAGCAGCCAATGATGGGTGCTAGCAACATGCCCGCATATAGCCCCATGGGTCAAGCTCCTGGCCAGTACACGCCAGGTGGCTCCCAATACGGGCCAGCATCTCAGCAGATGGGAGGATATGGGCAGCCGAATAGTTTCTCACGACCGATGCGAGCTGCGCAACAGGTCGATCCTCGTTTCGTGCCGCCTCAGGGTCAATACAACTCATCATCACCCGGAGCTCAACAAGCTTCTCGTAATGTCCATCCACAGTACCAAGGACAAGCGTTCTAA
- a CDS encoding hypothetical protein (BUSCO:39961at5125), producing MLIQPHSILAPVPISTLPSLPVRRLARTTWRPCRKRWFASETTHPIHEIPILPFRFETGIGLFAKRPPRPFPPPFLSPPSTSFTDPLSTHHQSRDRRAFVHGQLIRGKTNGDDAVYASDYFICANDGVGAWATRPRGHAGLWSRLISHFWSSAIEEELVELEKSKEPNPIASLQSAYDRTLAATTEHDCLGTTTVCGAQLHYKTCAENETQTSPVLYVTNLGDCQVLVLRPSTGKIIFKTVEQWHWFDCPRQLGTNSPDTPNDNATVDKIDLEVGDVVLAMTDGVIDNLWEHEIVACILKSIKEWESGKHPEAHRGDLTGGRNGGMRAAAQDLIEAAKEIALDPFAESPFMERAIEEGLASEGGKLDDISVVAALCVKNEG from the exons ATGCTCATTCAACCACATTCGATTCTGGCGCCCGTCCCAATATCAACATTACCATCGCTCCCGGTGCGACGCCTGGCACGCACGACATGGCGCCCGTGTCGCAAGAGATGGTTCGCTTCAGAGACGACTCATCCTATACATGAGATTCCGATCTTGCCTTTTCGATTCGAGACGGGCATAGGCCTATTTGCGAAGCGACCTCCCCGGCCATTCCCGCCGCCTTTTCTCTCTCCTCCGTCCACATCATTTACGGATCCTCTTAGTAcacatcaccagagccgagACCGTCGTGCCTTTGTCCACGGTCAACTCATAAGAGGGAAAACGAACGGCGATGATGCTGTCTATGCAAGTGATTATTTCATTTGTGCCAACGACGGTGTGGGAGCGTGGGCTACGAGGCCGAGAGGGCACGCTGG GCTTTGGTCACGACTTATTTCGCATTTCTGGTCTTCCGCAATCGAAGAAGAACTGGTCGAATTAGAAAAATCGAAAGAACCCAACCCTATCGCTAGTCTACAGAGCGCATACGATCGGACTCTTGCTGCGACGACTGAACATGACTGTTTGGGCACAACGACAGTTTGCGGTGCGCAACTACACTACAAGACTTGCGCCGAGAATGAAACACAGACGTCACCAGTCTTGTATGTAACCAATCTTGGCGACTGCCAGGTTCTGGTTCTCCGGCCTAGCACCGGAAAGATCATCTTTAAAACTGTGGAGCAATGGCACTGGTTTGATTGTCCCCGACAGCTTGGTACAAACAGCCCTGATACACCTAACGATAATGCAACAGTGGACAAGATCGATTTGGAAGTTGGCGATGTCGTACTAGCAATGACCGACGGCGTTATCGATAATCTTTGGGAGCACGAGATTGTTGCGTGCATACTCAAAAGTATTAAAGAGTGGGAATCTGGAAAGCACCCAGAAGCTCACAGAGGTGATCTTACAGGCGGTCGTAATGGTGGAATGAGGGCAGCTGCCCAAGATCTCATCGAAGCAGCTAAGGAAATTGCTCTTGACCCCTTCGCAGAGAGTCCATTCATGGAACGTGCGATTGAAGAAGGTTTAGCCAGCGAAGGCG GCAAACTCGACGATATCAGTGTTGTCGCTGCCCTTTGTGTGAAAAATGAGGGTTAA